A genomic segment from Sulfitobacter mediterraneus encodes:
- a CDS encoding cytidine deaminase, which translates to MSQELRAAAVQVRENAHAPYSNFKVGAAIRAVSGAVYVGCNVENVAYPEGTCAEAGAIAAMVAAGETELTEAYVVAGSELPVTPCGGCRQKLAEFGAGAVPVTMATTAGLEEHTTLADLLPGAFAAAHMEG; encoded by the coding sequence ATGTCCCAAGAATTAAGAGCCGCCGCCGTGCAGGTCCGCGAAAATGCGCATGCCCCCTATTCCAACTTCAAGGTAGGGGCGGCGATCCGTGCAGTGTCCGGTGCGGTCTATGTTGGCTGCAACGTCGAAAACGTGGCCTATCCCGAAGGCACCTGCGCCGAGGCGGGCGCGATTGCCGCGATGGTGGCTGCGGGCGAGACCGAGCTGACCGAAGCCTATGTGGTGGCAGGCAGTGAATTGCCGGTGACGCCCTGCGGCGGATGCCGTCAGAAGCTGGCCGAGTTTGGCGCCGGCGCAGTGCCCGTCACCATGGCGACAACTGCAGGCCTCGAAGAACATACAACTCTGGCAGATCTGTTGCCCGGTGCCTTTGCCGCCGCGCATATGGAGGGCTGA
- a CDS encoding thymidine phosphorylase, with protein sequence MTNARTILAKLRHQEPLDASELGWAAAALASGEMSAAQAGAFAMGICRNGLDDAGRVALTLAMRDSGQVLKWDLNGPVLDKHSTGGVGDCVSLILAPALAACGAFVPMISGRGLGHTGGTLDKLEAIPGVTTQVEEARLHDIVRQVGCAIVGATGNIAPADKRLYAVRDVTSTVDSLDLITASILSKKLAASLEGLVLDVKVGSGAFMKELPEAQALAKALTATANAAGCRTTAVISDMNQPLVPSLGNALEVAEVMRVLRGDEQGPIIDVAAALGGVLLANGGLVPDVQAGADAIVTAIRSGAAAEVFGKMLAALGGPVSFVENWQRFLPEATVIRAVKATSAGYVTAIDGEALGLAVVELGGGRKIESDEVNPAVGLSEVVRLGERVTRGQTLAVVHASRSDLADQAVAAVRAAMTLSDKRADLPDLIIERVG encoded by the coding sequence ATGACCAACGCCCGAACGATATTGGCCAAACTGCGTCATCAAGAACCGCTGGATGCGTCCGAATTGGGTTGGGCCGCCGCCGCCCTTGCCAGCGGCGAGATGAGCGCCGCCCAAGCAGGCGCATTTGCCATGGGGATTTGCCGCAATGGTCTGGATGACGCGGGCCGCGTGGCGCTGACGCTGGCGATGCGCGATTCCGGGCAAGTGCTGAAATGGGATCTGAACGGGCCCGTGCTGGACAAACATTCCACCGGCGGTGTCGGGGATTGTGTGTCCTTGATTCTTGCGCCCGCCTTGGCGGCTTGCGGGGCTTTTGTGCCGATGATTTCTGGGCGCGGCCTTGGCCATACAGGCGGCACGCTGGACAAGCTGGAGGCCATACCGGGCGTGACGACGCAAGTCGAGGAGGCACGCTTGCACGACATCGTGCGTCAGGTCGGCTGTGCCATCGTCGGGGCCACGGGCAACATCGCGCCCGCGGACAAGCGGCTTTATGCGGTGCGTGATGTGACTTCTACGGTGGATTCGCTGGATCTGATCACCGCGTCGATCCTCAGCAAAAAACTGGCCGCCAGTCTTGAGGGGCTGGTGCTGGACGTGAAAGTCGGAAGCGGTGCTTTTATGAAAGAGCTTCCGGAAGCGCAGGCTTTGGCAAAGGCGCTGACCGCAACGGCCAATGCTGCCGGTTGCCGCACAACGGCGGTGATCAGCGACATGAACCAACCTTTGGTGCCGAGCCTTGGCAATGCGCTTGAGGTGGCAGAGGTGATGCGCGTGTTGCGCGGAGATGAGCAGGGTCCGATCATCGATGTGGCGGCGGCGCTTGGCGGTGTGTTGTTGGCCAATGGTGGATTGGTGCCGGATGTGCAGGCAGGCGCGGATGCGATTGTGACTGCCATCCGCTCGGGTGCCGCGGCTGAGGTGTTTGGCAAAATGCTGGCCGCCTTGGGCGGGCCGGTCAGCTTTGTCGAAAACTGGCAGCGATTTCTGCCCGAGGCCACGGTGATCCGCGCGGTCAAGGCCACCAGTGCGGGCTATGTCACAGCAATCGACGGTGAGGCGCTTGGCCTTGCTGTGGTGGAACTGGGCGGCGGGCGCAAAATTGAAAGCGACGAGGTGAACCCGGCGGTTGGCCTGTCAGAAGTGGTGCGGCTGGGCGAAAGGGTGACACGCGGGCAAACCTTGGCCGTCGTACATGCCAGCCGGTCGGATCTGGCGGATCAGGCGGTCGCGGCGGTGCGGGCCGCGATGACCCTGTCGGACAAGCGGGCAGACCTGCCTGATCTGATCATCGAAAGGGTAGGATAA
- a CDS encoding NAD kinase, protein MSMRIAFAASRASVAQTARAALIGRYGNVPPEEAEVIVALGGDGFMLQTLHNTQDLPAPVYGMNRGTIGFLMNEYRESDLVERLRAAETAVINPLVMRATDSAGEVHEALAINEVSLLRAGPQAAKLQITVDGRLRLQELVCDGALVATPAGSTAYNYSAHGPILPIGAEILALTAMAAFRPRRWRGALLPKTAHVRFDVLEPEKRPVMADADGKSHRDVVSVEVRSEPEVAHTILFDPGHGLEERLISEQFN, encoded by the coding sequence ATGTCCATGAGAATCGCTTTTGCGGCCAGCCGCGCCAGTGTCGCCCAGACAGCGCGTGCAGCGTTGATCGGGCGCTATGGCAATGTGCCCCCCGAAGAGGCAGAGGTGATCGTGGCGCTGGGCGGCGATGGTTTCATGCTGCAAACATTGCATAACACTCAGGATTTGCCCGCGCCGGTTTACGGGATGAATCGCGGCACCATCGGGTTCTTGATGAACGAATACCGCGAATCCGATCTGGTTGAACGCCTCCGCGCGGCCGAAACGGCCGTGATCAATCCCTTGGTGATGCGTGCCACAGACAGCGCAGGAGAGGTGCATGAGGCACTGGCGATCAACGAGGTGTCCCTGCTGCGTGCTGGTCCGCAAGCGGCCAAGTTGCAGATCACTGTTGATGGTCGCTTGCGGCTTCAGGAACTGGTGTGCGACGGTGCCCTGGTTGCCACGCCAGCCGGATCCACGGCCTATAACTATTCCGCTCATGGTCCGATCCTGCCCATTGGCGCCGAGATACTGGCCCTGACGGCCATGGCCGCCTTTCGCCCCCGCCGGTGGCGCGGGGCGCTGCTGCCCAAGACGGCGCATGTTCGCTTTGATGTGCTTGAGCCGGAAAAGCGCCCCGTGATGGCGGATGCGGATGGCAAGTCACACCGTGATGTGGTCTCGGTCGAGGTCCGTTCAGAGCCGGAAGTGGCGCATACGATCCTTTTTGATCCCGGCCATGGCCTGGAAGAGCGGTTGATCAGCGAACAGTTCAACTGA
- the upp gene encoding uracil phosphoribosyltransferase, protein MSHAADHLTVVDHPLVQHKLTIMRDKETPTAVFRQLLREISQLLAYEVTRGLPMTTKEIETPMQTMSAPTLDGKKLALISILRAGNGLLDGVLELIPSARVGFVGLYRDEETLKPVQYYFKVPEALDDRLVIAVDPMLATGNSSVAAIDLLKKSGATNIRFLCLLAAPEGVARMREAHPDVPIVTAALDERLNEVGYIVPGLGDAGDRMFGTK, encoded by the coding sequence ATGTCCCATGCCGCCGACCATCTGACTGTTGTTGATCACCCGCTGGTGCAGCACAAATTGACCATCATGCGCGACAAGGAAACGCCGACAGCGGTGTTCCGTCAGTTGCTGCGCGAGATCAGCCAGCTGTTGGCTTATGAGGTCACGCGCGGCCTGCCGATGACGACCAAAGAGATCGAAACCCCGATGCAGACCATGAGTGCGCCAACTCTGGACGGAAAAAAGCTGGCGCTGATTTCGATCCTGCGGGCGGGCAATGGCCTGTTGGATGGGGTGCTTGAGTTGATCCCCTCGGCGCGGGTTGGGTTTGTCGGGCTGTACCGTGATGAGGAAACGCTCAAGCCGGTACAGTATTATTTCAAGGTGCCTGAGGCGCTGGATGACCGGTTGGTGATTGCCGTTGATCCGATGCTGGCGACGGGAAATTCATCGGTGGCAGCGATTGATCTGCTCAAGAAATCCGGCGCAACCAACATTCGGTTTCTGTGTCTTTTGGCAGCGCCTGAAGGTGTGGCGCGGATGCGTGAGGCCCATCCGGATGTGCCGATCGTGACGGCGGCCTTGGATGAGCGCCTCAATGAGGTTGGCTATATCGTGCCAGGCCTCGGGGACGCGGGCGACCGGATGTTCGGGACCAAATAA
- a CDS encoding phosphopentomutase: MARAFLVVMDSVGIGGAPDADQFFNGDQPDTGANTLGHIAQACAAGKAEEGRSGPLKLPVLSALGLGAAVKLASGLDLPDLHAEIKGGWGAATEVSRGKDTPSGHWELAGLPVPWDWHYFPDETPAFPDHVTAHLAKMAGTEGILGNCHASGTAVIADLGAEHCETGWPICYTSADSVLQIAAHEDHFGLDRLLDLCRAVAPMLHEMKVGRVIARPFVGDAASGFERTANRRDFAIMPPKPVLTNWVQDAGGKVYAIGKIGDIFSMQGIDEVRKGRDAALMGHLGDLVDEAEDGSFTFANFVEFDSEYGHRRDVSGYARALEWFDREIGQIMARLRPGDLMVLTADHGNDPTWIGTDHTRERVPVLVTGGAQGPLGQIGFADVAHVVADHLGVAPQT, encoded by the coding sequence ATGGCGCGTGCATTTTTGGTGGTGATGGACAGTGTCGGCATTGGCGGCGCGCCGGATGCGGACCAGTTTTTCAACGGGGATCAGCCTGATACCGGAGCCAATACGCTGGGCCATATTGCGCAGGCCTGTGCGGCGGGCAAGGCCGAAGAGGGGCGCAGCGGGCCGTTAAAACTGCCGGTGCTTTCGGCGCTTGGCCTTGGTGCGGCGGTTAAACTGGCCAGCGGTCTGGATCTGCCGGACCTGCATGCAGAGATCAAAGGCGGCTGGGGCGCGGCCACCGAAGTATCGCGCGGCAAGGATACGCCGTCAGGGCATTGGGAACTGGCCGGATTGCCCGTGCCGTGGGATTGGCATTACTTCCCGGACGAGACGCCAGCCTTTCCCGATCATGTTACTGCGCATTTGGCGAAGATGGCCGGAACCGAGGGGATCTTGGGCAATTGCCATGCCTCTGGCACGGCAGTCATTGCTGATCTGGGAGCGGAGCACTGCGAAACAGGTTGGCCAATCTGCTACACTTCTGCCGATTCCGTTTTGCAGATCGCCGCGCATGAGGACCATTTTGGGCTCGACCGCCTGTTGGATCTTTGCCGCGCCGTTGCGCCGATGTTGCATGAGATGAAAGTCGGCCGTGTGATCGCGCGGCCCTTCGTCGGCGATGCCGCCAGCGGGTTTGAACGCACTGCCAACCGCCGTGATTTTGCGATTATGCCCCCCAAGCCGGTGTTGACCAATTGGGTGCAAGACGCGGGCGGTAAAGTCTATGCCATTGGCAAGATTGGCGATATTTTCTCAATGCAGGGGATTGATGAGGTCCGCAAAGGACGTGACGCGGCGCTGATGGGACATTTGGGTGATTTGGTGGATGAGGCGGAAGACGGATCATTTACCTTTGCCAATTTTGTGGAATTCGACAGTGAATATGGTCACCGCCGCGATGTGTCCGGCTATGCCCGTGCGCTGGAGTGGTTTGACCGTGAGATCGGGCAGATCATGGCGCGGCTGCGGCCGGGTGATCTTATGGTCCTGACCGCCGATCACGGCAATGACCCGACGTGGATCGGCACCGATCACACCCGGGAACGGGTGCCCGTGCTGGTGACAGGCGGGGCGCAGGGGCCACTGGGGCAGATCGGCTTTGCCGATGTGGCGCATGTGGTGGCGGACCATTTGGGGGTCGCTCCACAGACGTAA
- a CDS encoding SPOR domain-containing protein → MKIIRLIAASALAGGLGLGLAQAQTAERQPTEFPPDSFKGKQYVDSEGCVFIRAGIDGNVSWVPRVTRDRKIVCGFAPSLPSQVASAEVVPEETEVAAAAPETSPSPVVKPERPAKAKAKPRRKAPVVRRQTAPKPVPVASVDVFPKPPVNLRTAASGRVEITPQTRIAPVHVVANRVNTRNVTIPRGYRRVWDDDRLNPHRAEQNLDGRNDMLLVWTQTVPRRLIDQRSGRDMTASVPLVYPYVDLARQRQGLGEVTIVEKDGQRMKRIIRNQRPVAVVRPPVLSSRSAPKVPLARPEVRVAPKVTDNATRYIQIGLFTTPAKAKAAAQRIARMGMPARIGKKRQGGKLYSMVQAGPFAGQAAAQVAQKKVIGAGYDGRVLRD, encoded by the coding sequence ATGAAGATCATCAGATTGATTGCAGCTTCAGCTTTGGCCGGTGGACTTGGCTTGGGCCTTGCTCAGGCCCAGACAGCAGAACGGCAACCGACAGAGTTTCCGCCTGATAGCTTCAAGGGCAAACAATATGTCGACAGTGAGGGGTGCGTTTTTATCCGCGCGGGCATTGACGGCAATGTGTCCTGGGTGCCGCGTGTCACGCGGGATCGCAAAATCGTTTGCGGCTTTGCACCCAGCCTGCCATCGCAGGTGGCCAGCGCCGAAGTGGTCCCGGAAGAAACCGAAGTGGCAGCTGCAGCGCCGGAGACATCGCCATCCCCAGTGGTGAAACCTGAGCGCCCTGCGAAGGCCAAAGCCAAGCCGCGCCGGAAGGCGCCGGTTGTGCGCCGCCAGACCGCGCCCAAGCCGGTTCCTGTGGCATCGGTTGATGTGTTTCCCAAGCCGCCTGTCAACCTGCGGACCGCAGCCTCGGGACGGGTTGAGATCACCCCGCAAACCCGCATCGCGCCCGTTCATGTGGTGGCAAACCGCGTGAACACCCGAAATGTCACAATCCCGCGTGGCTATCGCCGGGTTTGGGATGATGACCGTCTGAACCCCCACCGCGCCGAACAGAATCTTGACGGGCGCAACGACATGCTGCTGGTCTGGACCCAGACCGTGCCGCGCCGTTTGATTGATCAGCGCAGCGGGCGCGATATGACGGCCAGCGTGCCACTCGTTTATCCTTATGTCGATTTGGCCCGGCAACGGCAGGGCTTGGGCGAAGTGACCATCGTCGAGAAGGACGGGCAGCGGATGAAACGGATCATTCGCAATCAAAGGCCGGTTGCGGTTGTGCGCCCGCCGGTTCTGTCGTCGCGGTCTGCGCCCAAGGTGCCATTGGCCAGGCCGGAGGTCCGCGTTGCACCCAAAGTGACAGACAACGCGACCCGCTATATTCAGATTGGTCTTTTCACGACGCCGGCCAAGGCAAAGGCGGCGGCACAACGGATTGCGCGGATGGGGATGCCGGCCCGTATCGGCAAAAAACGGCAGGGCGGAAAGCTCTACAGCATGGTGCAAGCGGGACCGTTTGCGGGACAAGCTGCTGCGCAAGTGGCACAAAAGAAGGTGATCGGTGCCGGCTACGACGGGCGCGTTCTGCGGGACTGA
- a CDS encoding propionyl-CoA synthetase: MGYRETYAAWQDDPEAFWLKAAEAIDWVEAPKQALFERGNDLFEWFADAKVNGCYNAVDRHVEGGRGDQVAIIHDSPITGTQAKITYAELQTRVASLAGALSAQGVVKGDRVIIYMPMVPEALEAMLACARIGAVHSVVFGGFAANELAVRIDDCAPKAIIAASCGLEPGRVVEYKPLLDGAIEMADHKPDVCIVLQRPQHLCALTPGRDLDWHDCQQGVTPADCVPVEGNHPAYILYTSGTTGAPKGVVRHTGGHLVALNWTMKNIYNVDPGDVFWAASDVGWVVGHSYICYGPLIHGNTTVVFEGKPIGTPDAGTFWRIIEEHNVRSFFTAPTAIRAVKREDPKGEYRKKYDLSGLRALYLAGERADPDTIEWAQEILDIPVYDHWWQTETGYTIAGNPAGLEALPVKIGSPTVPMPGYQVEILDEAGHPQKPGELGAIAIKLPLPPGTLPTLWNAEDRFRKSYLTTFPGYYETGDAGMMDEDGYLYIMARTDDVINVAGHRLSTGAMEEVLAGHPDVAECAVVGVSDALKGQSPVGLLCLSNGVNRPHEEITKECVKRIRDQIGPVAAFKQALVVDRLPKTRSGKILRATMVKIADGQEFKLPATIDDPAILDEIKAALQTIGYAK, from the coding sequence ATGGGATACCGCGAAACTTATGCCGCCTGGCAGGATGATCCGGAGGCGTTTTGGCTGAAGGCAGCCGAGGCGATTGATTGGGTTGAGGCCCCCAAGCAGGCGCTTTTTGAACGGGGCAATGACCTGTTTGAATGGTTCGCGGATGCCAAGGTCAATGGTTGTTACAACGCCGTTGATCGCCATGTCGAAGGCGGGCGCGGCGATCAGGTGGCAATCATTCATGACAGCCCGATCACCGGAACGCAGGCCAAGATCACCTATGCAGAACTGCAAACCCGCGTTGCGTCGTTGGCCGGCGCATTGTCCGCGCAGGGTGTGGTCAAGGGCGACCGGGTAATCATTTATATGCCCATGGTGCCAGAGGCGCTTGAGGCGATGTTGGCATGTGCACGCATTGGTGCAGTACACTCTGTGGTCTTTGGCGGATTTGCCGCCAATGAACTGGCCGTGCGCATAGATGATTGTGCCCCCAAGGCGATTATTGCCGCCTCCTGCGGCTTGGAGCCGGGCCGTGTCGTGGAATACAAACCGCTCCTCGATGGTGCGATTGAAATGGCCGATCACAAACCGGATGTCTGTATTGTTTTGCAGCGCCCGCAGCATTTGTGCGCGCTGACGCCGGGCCGTGATCTGGATTGGCATGATTGCCAGCAGGGCGTCACCCCTGCCGATTGTGTGCCGGTTGAGGGCAATCACCCTGCCTATATTCTTTATACTTCTGGCACCACCGGTGCGCCCAAAGGTGTCGTACGCCACACGGGCGGGCATCTGGTGGCGCTGAACTGGACCATGAAAAACATCTACAATGTCGATCCTGGCGATGTGTTCTGGGCTGCCTCAGATGTGGGCTGGGTCGTGGGTCACAGCTACATCTGTTATGGCCCCTTGATCCATGGCAACACCACCGTGGTGTTTGAGGGCAAGCCCATTGGCACACCGGACGCAGGCACCTTCTGGCGGATCATAGAAGAGCATAACGTGCGCAGCTTCTTTACCGCGCCCACGGCCATCCGCGCCGTGAAACGCGAAGACCCCAAGGGGGAATATCGCAAGAAATATGATCTAAGCGGTTTGCGCGCGCTGTATCTGGCGGGTGAAAGAGCTGATCCAGATACCATCGAATGGGCGCAAGAGATTTTGGACATCCCGGTTTATGACCATTGGTGGCAGACCGAGACAGGCTATACCATCGCGGGCAACCCTGCCGGGCTGGAGGCATTGCCGGTCAAGATCGGCTCTCCCACTGTGCCGATGCCGGGATATCAGGTCGAAATTCTGGACGAGGCCGGCCACCCGCAAAAACCTGGTGAACTGGGCGCGATTGCGATCAAATTGCCCCTGCCCCCCGGCACATTGCCAACCCTTTGGAATGCCGAGGACCGGTTCCGCAAATCCTACCTGACGACCTTTCCCGGCTATTACGAAACCGGCGATGCGGGCATGATGGATGAGGACGGATACCTCTACATCATGGCGCGGACCGATGATGTGATCAACGTGGCCGGTCACCGTTTGTCGACCGGCGCAATGGAGGAAGTTCTGGCGGGCCATCCCGATGTGGCAGAATGTGCGGTCGTCGGGGTCAGTGATGCGCTTAAGGGGCAATCACCCGTTGGCCTTTTGTGCCTGTCCAATGGTGTGAACCGCCCGCATGAAGAGATCACGAAGGAATGTGTCAAACGCATCCGCGATCAGATTGGCCCGGTGGCCGCGTTCAAACAGGCGTTGGTGGTAGACCGTCTGCCCAAGACACGCTCGGGCAAGATCTTGCGGGCGACGATGGTCAAGATTGCCGACGGGCAAGAGTTCAAATTGCCTGCCACGATTGATGATCCGGCCATTCTGGATGAAATCAAGGCCGCATTGCAGACCATCGGCTACGCCAAGTAA
- a CDS encoding CsbD family protein, with protein sequence MNWDQIKGKWKQISGDVQAHWGKLTNDEVDEAAGNRDKLVGKIQERYGIAKEEAERQVDDFFAKA encoded by the coding sequence ATGAATTGGGACCAGATCAAAGGCAAATGGAAGCAGATTTCCGGTGACGTGCAGGCCCATTGGGGCAAACTGACCAACGATGAAGTGGATGAGGCGGCGGGGAACCGTGACAAGCTGGTCGGCAAGATTCAGGAACGTTACGGCATCGCCAAGGAAGAGGCGGAGCGTCAGGTAGACGACTTTTTCGCAAAAGCTTGA
- a CDS encoding NADP-dependent malic enzyme codes for MSDKPNLRQAALDYHAFPKPGKLEIRATKPLANGRDLARAYSPGVAEACLEIKEDPATAALYTSRANLVAVVTNGTAVLGLGNIGALASKPVMEGKAVLFKKFASIDCFDIEVDESDPEKLADIVCALGPTFGAINLEDIKAPDCFTVERICRERMNIPVFHDDQHGTAIVVGAAAKNALHVAGKKFEDIKIVSTGGGAAGIACLNMLLKLGVKRENVWLCDIHGLVYEGREVDMNPIKAEYAQATDLRTLDDVIHDADMFLGLSGPGVLSPEMVGKMTKRPIIFALANPTPEILPDLARAVAPDAIIATGRSDFPNQVNNVLCFPFIFRGALDVGATTINDEMQLACIDGIAALARATTSAEAAAAYQGEQLTFGADYLIPKPFDPRLIGVVSSAVAKAAMETGVAARPIDDLEAYKHRLDGSVFKSALLMRPVFEAARTSPRRLVFAEGEDERVLRAAQAIIEETVERPILIGRPEVIERRIEKAGLTLKLGDNVDLVNPENDPRYRDYWETYHQLMARRGVSPDIARAVMRTNTTAIGAVMVHRGEADSLICGTFGEFRWHMNYVEQVLGRDGLRPHGALSMMILEDGPLFIADTQVHLHPTPEQIAEIARGAARHVRRFGLEPKVAFCSQSQFGNQGEGSGKRLRAAIRLLDAGGDDFAYEGEMNIDTALDPELRERLLPGNRLDGAANVLVFAHADAASGVRNILKMKGGGLEVGPILMGMGNRAHIVSPSITARGLLNVGAIAGTPVAHYG; via the coding sequence ATGTCCGACAAGCCAAATCTCCGTCAGGCCGCGCTTGATTATCATGCCTTTCCCAAGCCGGGCAAGCTTGAGATCCGGGCGACCAAACCATTGGCCAACGGGCGTGATCTGGCGCGAGCCTATTCCCCTGGCGTGGCCGAAGCCTGCCTTGAAATCAAGGAAGATCCCGCAACGGCTGCGCTCTATACATCCCGTGCCAATCTGGTGGCAGTGGTGACAAACGGCACCGCGGTTCTGGGGCTTGGCAATATTGGCGCACTGGCCTCCAAACCGGTGATGGAAGGCAAGGCAGTCCTGTTCAAGAAGTTTGCCAGCATCGACTGCTTTGACATCGAAGTGGACGAAAGCGATCCGGAAAAGCTGGCGGATATTGTCTGTGCGCTTGGCCCCACCTTTGGCGCGATCAATCTCGAAGACATCAAAGCGCCCGATTGCTTTACCGTTGAACGGATCTGCCGCGAGCGGATGAATATCCCGGTTTTCCACGACGATCAGCACGGCACAGCCATCGTTGTCGGCGCAGCAGCCAAGAACGCCCTGCATGTGGCGGGTAAGAAATTTGAGGATATCAAGATTGTCTCAACCGGCGGCGGCGCGGCGGGCATTGCCTGTCTGAATATGCTGCTCAAACTTGGCGTTAAGCGCGAGAACGTCTGGCTTTGTGACATTCACGGGTTGGTTTACGAGGGCCGTGAGGTCGATATGAACCCGATCAAGGCCGAATATGCCCAAGCCACGGACCTGCGCACGCTGGATGATGTGATCCATGACGCAGACATGTTCCTTGGCCTGTCCGGGCCGGGCGTATTGTCCCCTGAAATGGTCGGCAAGATGACCAAGCGGCCGATCATTTTTGCCCTCGCCAATCCCACGCCCGAAATCCTGCCGGATCTGGCGCGGGCCGTGGCACCGGATGCGATCATTGCCACAGGCAGGTCCGATTTTCCAAATCAGGTCAACAATGTACTGTGTTTTCCCTTCATATTCCGGGGCGCATTGGATGTCGGGGCCACCACCATCAATGACGAGATGCAGCTGGCCTGTATTGACGGCATTGCCGCCCTCGCACGTGCAACGACCTCCGCCGAGGCCGCCGCAGCCTACCAAGGCGAGCAACTGACCTTCGGGGCGGATTATCTGATCCCCAAACCCTTTGACCCGCGCCTGATCGGAGTGGTGTCATCTGCCGTCGCCAAGGCTGCGATGGAAACCGGCGTGGCGGCGCGGCCCATTGACGATCTTGAGGCATATAAACACCGCCTGGACGGATCTGTGTTCAAATCCGCATTGCTGATGCGGCCCGTATTTGAGGCGGCCCGCACCTCGCCGCGCCGCCTGGTCTTTGCAGAAGGCGAAGATGAACGGGTGCTGCGCGCCGCGCAGGCGATCATTGAGGAAACCGTCGAACGCCCGATCCTGATTGGCCGCCCCGAGGTGATCGAACGGCGGATCGAGAAGGCGGGCCTGACCCTCAAACTTGGCGACAACGTGGATCTGGTAAACCCCGAAAACGATCCGCGCTACCGCGACTATTGGGAAACCTATCATCAGCTGATGGCCCGGCGCGGCGTATCGCCCGACATTGCCCGCGCGGTCATGCGCACCAACACCACCGCGATCGGTGCGGTGATGGTGCATCGCGGCGAGGCCGACAGCCTGATCTGCGGCACCTTTGGTGAGTTCCGTTGGCATATGAATTACGTCGAACAGGTGCTGGGTCGGGACGGTCTGCGGCCGCATGGCGCTTTGTCGATGATGATCCTCGAAGACGGGCCGCTCTTTATCGCCGACACGCAGGTGCATCTGCACCCCACCCCCGAACAGATTGCCGAGATCGCACGCGGCGCGGCGCGGCATGTGCGCCGCTTTGGTCTGGAGCCCAAGGTCGCCTTCTGTTCGCAAAGCCAATTTGGCAATCAAGGCGAAGGCAGCGGCAAACGACTGCGGGCGGCCATTCGTCTGTTGGATGCAGGGGGCGATGACTTTGCCTACGAGGGCGAGATGAACATCGACACCGCGCTGGACCCCGAACTGCGCGAGCGGCTTTTGCCCGGCAACCGGCTTGATGGGGCAGCCAATGTTCTGGTCTTCGCCCATGCGGATGCGGCATCGGGCGTGCGCAACATTCTCAAGATGAAAGGCGGCGGTCTAGAGGTCGGACCGATCCTGATGGGCATGGGAAACCGGGCGCATATCGTTTCACCCTCGATCACGGCCCGCGGGCTGCTGAACGTGGGGGCAATTGCGGGCACACCTGTTGCGCATTACGGCTGA
- a CDS encoding SGNH/GDSL hydrolase family protein — MLDTMARLALSPLLIAQALKVRRIAQRLPEAAGPRSGVLGSGPPLRLRIVGDSSAAGVGVQTQTEALSGQLAAALAGQFTVSWHLDALSGATTKSTRKRLQNTAADPADIMVTALGVNDVTRLLPRRTWLRQQMALFDDLRARHDPRRIYLSGVPPMGAFPLLPQPLRWTLGRHAQAFETTMQRHAAKTADLTYVPFDLPADPGLMASDGFHPNAQLNTLWAKEMASRIITDWPKLKSGYQGQSRRTRPS; from the coding sequence GTGTTGGACACCATGGCCCGCTTGGCCCTGTCCCCGCTGTTGATTGCCCAAGCCCTAAAAGTCAGACGCATTGCCCAGCGGTTGCCCGAGGCTGCTGGACCCAGATCGGGTGTGTTGGGCAGTGGCCCGCCTCTGCGCCTGCGGATCGTCGGTGACAGCTCCGCCGCTGGTGTTGGCGTGCAAACCCAAACAGAGGCACTCAGCGGGCAACTGGCCGCTGCGCTTGCGGGCCAGTTCACCGTTTCATGGCATCTGGACGCCTTGTCCGGCGCAACCACAAAAAGCACGCGAAAGCGCCTGCAAAACACAGCCGCCGATCCCGCCGATATCATGGTCACCGCATTGGGCGTGAACGATGTGACCCGGCTGCTGCCTCGCCGGACATGGCTGCGTCAACAAATGGCGCTATTTGACGACCTCAGGGCACGCCATGATCCGCGCCGAATATATCTGTCCGGCGTACCTCCGATGGGCGCGTTTCCATTGCTGCCACAGCCCCTGCGCTGGACCCTTGGCCGCCACGCCCAAGCCTTCGAGACCACGATGCAGCGCCATGCCGCCAAAACCGCCGACCTGACCTATGTGCCGTTTGATCTTCCGGCTGATCCAGGGCTGATGGCCTCGGACGGCTTCCACCCCAATGCGCAGCTCAACACGCTTTGGGCAAAAGAAATGGCCAGCCGGATCATCACCGACTGGCCAAAACTCAAATCTGGATACCAGGGTCAGTCCCGCAGAACGCGCCCGTCGTAG